One window of Papaver somniferum cultivar HN1 chromosome 9, ASM357369v1, whole genome shotgun sequence genomic DNA carries:
- the LOC113313318 gene encoding uncharacterized protein LOC113313318 isoform X1 — protein MFLTKNPNTLYFSNTEKKGLLMMNKLFLLLSQVYREVQLVDYKKSLKSRKVDFVGAGRGELFVGMDLDDLLSEPVVVNARAGFKFQPKARPKGKVKGTVLPTPSQFDSSKDKPVAVDDRHADILKSVAHLVPLAETVSVNSSADTPDEIPRNSTVIDSSSQPVIQHSVNHTGALFQEVSVSDGDRIFASANVSPQFGTRGADVASPDPSFVGVANFSDIHADKQAGFTRSGVETADIFSDLESLDDILPQPAMSNGNTVKKFQPKVKVNSQPTNKLPISRPVASEADSERLASVASNPNASIAPEINSNPDIVEVSQEVLNYGDAADALGVSWVGDMRLEREEEAFGGINSQDTATGNPFLVPCANESLEEDLTPTFPSDSFIDSSTMGFSNSVPRDASPEQLTHELESSAERSYPELVTQEELVDLQAGHVISGGENERSVSAASNKNGTGKSSRLLRNEVSHPVAADEMAEETRENQHLLSEPAQNSSGNVDNNDDYCRGEEAPNSNRTPENSKKPVSGNEKTGRRRKKADGPDSSDKELPKKKFSHSTRRNRRKVDKILLETPDHEIDPRKLTLKDLILLAEAKERLLSKDPNAAKNSLPNQRNTRDTSFGEEDSFGLPEDSFGLRDDSFGLRDDSSFGYQDDEQAAPSAQPKLNYHTFMKRTSKQSWSQQDTELFYEGIRQFGTDFAMIQQLFPGRTRHQVKLKYKKEEKQHPQRLSDALTNRSKNHSHFELVIERLKKAAAEAEAEQNSNRDDESVGLTGEEEEVTHDTNEEVTQNKNQDKFEEEEMGEGTMEAEEVATVNHQGYNPVKCHQESEEEDVYDIWSEYKSDI, from the exons atgttcTTGACGAAAAACCCTAACACACTCTACTTTTCAAACACAGAGAAAAAGGGACTTTTGATGATGAACAAATT GTTTCTGCTTCTTTCACAGGTATATAGAGAGGTTCAATTGGTCGATTACAAGAAATCATTAAAATCCAGAAAAGTAGATTTTGTTGGTGCTGGGAGGGGAGAACTATTCGTGGGAATGGATCTTGATGATCTTCTTTCTGAGCCTGTAGTGGTGAATG CTCGAGCTGGGTTTAAGTTTCAACCAAAGGCCAGACCAAAGGGTAAGGTGAAAGGAACTGTCTTGCCAACCCCTAGCCAATTTGATTCTTCTAAGGACAAGCCAGTTGCAGTAGACGATAGACATGCTGACATTTTGAAGTCCGTAGCTCATTTGGTCCCCCTTGCAGAGACTGTATCCGTTAACTCTTCTGCTGATACACCAGATGAAATCCCACGTAATTCCACAGTTATAGATTCTTCATCCCAACCAGTGATTCAGCACTCTGTAAATCACACTGGAGCTTTGTTTCAAGAGGTTTCAGTGTCTGATGGTGACAGAATTTTTGCATCAGCTAATGTCTCTCCACAGTTTGGCACCAGGGGGGCGGACGTTGCCTCCCCAGATCCTTCATTTGTGGGAGTGGCAAATTTTTCTGACATTCATGCTGATAAGCAAGCTGGTTTTACAAGATCGGGAGTAGAG ACTGCAGATATTTTCTCCGATCTGGAATCACTTGATGATATTCTTCCTCAGCCAGCCATGTCAAATG GGAACACAGTGAAAAAATTCCAGCCTAAGGTGAAAGTGAATAGCCAGCCTACAAATAAGCTACCTATATCACGCCCCGTTGCTAGTGAAGCAGACTCAGAAAGACTTGCATCTGTTGCCTCAAACCCCAATGCTTCTATTGCTCCAGAGATAAACAGTAACCCAGATATTGTTGAAGTATCCCAGGAGGTGTTAAACTATGGAGATGCTGCTGATGCCCTTGGAGTATCATGGGTCGGTGACATGAGGCTGGAGAGAGAG GAGGAGGCTTTTGGTGGAATAAATTCTCAGGATACTGCTACCG GGAATCCTTTCTTAGTTCCTTGTGCAAATGAATCTTTGGAAGAGGATTTGACTCCCACCTTTCCTTCTGATAGTTTTATTGATTCCTCAACCATGGGGTTTTCTAATTCTGTGCCAAGGGACGCATCCCCGGAACAATTAACACACGAGTTGGAAAGTTCTGCTGAAAGATCTTATCCAGAGCTTGTCACTCAGGAAGAACTTGTGGACTTACAGGCTGGTCATGTGATCTCTGGAGGAGAG AATGAGAGATCTGTTTCCGCTGCTAGCAACAAAAATGGAACTGGTAAATCCTCAAGGCTGCTGAGAAATGAGGTGTCTCATCCTGTTGCTGCTGATGAGATGGCAGAGGAGACTAGAGAGAATCAGCATTTGCTTTCTGAACCAGCCCAAAATTCTTCGGGTAATGTGGATAATAATGATGACTACTGTAGAGGCGAAGAGGCGCCCAATTCGAACAGGACACCCGAAAACTCAAAGAAACCAGTGTCTGGAAATGAAAAAACAGGTCGCAGGCGTAAAAAAGCAGATGGGCCAGACTCCTCAGACAAAGAACTACCCAAAAAGAAGTTCTCTCATTCTACTCGAAGAAATAGGAGAAAAG TGGACAAGATTTTGCTTGAAACCCCGGATCATGAAATTGATCCTCGGAAGCTGACCCTGAAGGACCTAATCCTGCTTGCAGAAGCCAAGGAACGGTTGTTG AGTAAAGATCCAAATGCAGCGAAGAACTCCTTACCGAATCAAAG AAATACCCGAGATACCTCTTTTGGTGAAGAGGACTCGTTTGGCTTGCCAGAGGACTCGTTTGGATTGCGAGATGACTCGTTTGGATTGCGTGATGACTCATCCTTTGGCTACCAGGACGATGAGCAAGCAGCACCTTCTGCTCAACCTaaactcaactaccatactttcATGAAAAGGACATCAAAACAAAGTTGGTCCCAACAAGACACTGAACTGTTCTATGAG GGAATTCGGCAGTTTGGAACAGATTTTGCAATGATACAACAACTATTTCCTGGACGAACACGACATcaagtgaaactgaaatataaGAAGGAAGAAAAACAGCATCCTCAAAGGCTTTCTGATGCTTTGACAAATCGTTCCAAGA ATCATTCCCATTTTGAACTGGTTATTGAAAGGCTAAAAAAAGCTGCAGCCGAAGCTGAGGCTGAGCAAAATTCTAACAGAGATGACGAGTCTGTTGGCCTGACGGGCGAGGAAGAGGAGGTCACTCATGACACAAAT GAAGAAGTGACACAGAATAAAAACCAAGATAAGTTTGAGGAGGAAGAAATGGGTGAAGGTACGATGGAAGCAGAGGAGGTGGCTACTGTGAATCATCAAGGTTATAATCCTGTTAAGTGTCAtcaagaaagtgaagaagaagatgtctATGATATATGGAGTGAATACAAAAGTGACATTTaa
- the LOC113313318 gene encoding uncharacterized protein LOC113313318 isoform X2: protein MDLDDLLSEPVVVNARAGFKFQPKARPKGKVKGTVLPTPSQFDSSKDKPVAVDDRHADILKSVAHLVPLAETVSVNSSADTPDEIPRNSTVIDSSSQPVIQHSVNHTGALFQEVSVSDGDRIFASANVSPQFGTRGADVASPDPSFVGVANFSDIHADKQAGFTRSGVETADIFSDLESLDDILPQPAMSNGNTVKKFQPKVKVNSQPTNKLPISRPVASEADSERLASVASNPNASIAPEINSNPDIVEVSQEVLNYGDAADALGVSWVGDMRLEREEEAFGGINSQDTATGNPFLVPCANESLEEDLTPTFPSDSFIDSSTMGFSNSVPRDASPEQLTHELESSAERSYPELVTQEELVDLQAGHVISGGENERSVSAASNKNGTGKSSRLLRNEVSHPVAADEMAEETRENQHLLSEPAQNSSGNVDNNDDYCRGEEAPNSNRTPENSKKPVSGNEKTGRRRKKADGPDSSDKELPKKKFSHSTRRNRRKVDKILLETPDHEIDPRKLTLKDLILLAEAKERLLSKDPNAAKNSLPNQRNTRDTSFGEEDSFGLPEDSFGLRDDSFGLRDDSSFGYQDDEQAAPSAQPKLNYHTFMKRTSKQSWSQQDTELFYEGIRQFGTDFAMIQQLFPGRTRHQVKLKYKKEEKQHPQRLSDALTNRSKNHSHFELVIERLKKAAAEAEAEQNSNRDDESVGLTGEEEEVTHDTNEEVTQNKNQDKFEEEEMGEGTMEAEEVATVNHQGYNPVKCHQESEEEDVYDIWSEYKSDI, encoded by the exons ATGGATCTTGATGATCTTCTTTCTGAGCCTGTAGTGGTGAATG CTCGAGCTGGGTTTAAGTTTCAACCAAAGGCCAGACCAAAGGGTAAGGTGAAAGGAACTGTCTTGCCAACCCCTAGCCAATTTGATTCTTCTAAGGACAAGCCAGTTGCAGTAGACGATAGACATGCTGACATTTTGAAGTCCGTAGCTCATTTGGTCCCCCTTGCAGAGACTGTATCCGTTAACTCTTCTGCTGATACACCAGATGAAATCCCACGTAATTCCACAGTTATAGATTCTTCATCCCAACCAGTGATTCAGCACTCTGTAAATCACACTGGAGCTTTGTTTCAAGAGGTTTCAGTGTCTGATGGTGACAGAATTTTTGCATCAGCTAATGTCTCTCCACAGTTTGGCACCAGGGGGGCGGACGTTGCCTCCCCAGATCCTTCATTTGTGGGAGTGGCAAATTTTTCTGACATTCATGCTGATAAGCAAGCTGGTTTTACAAGATCGGGAGTAGAG ACTGCAGATATTTTCTCCGATCTGGAATCACTTGATGATATTCTTCCTCAGCCAGCCATGTCAAATG GGAACACAGTGAAAAAATTCCAGCCTAAGGTGAAAGTGAATAGCCAGCCTACAAATAAGCTACCTATATCACGCCCCGTTGCTAGTGAAGCAGACTCAGAAAGACTTGCATCTGTTGCCTCAAACCCCAATGCTTCTATTGCTCCAGAGATAAACAGTAACCCAGATATTGTTGAAGTATCCCAGGAGGTGTTAAACTATGGAGATGCTGCTGATGCCCTTGGAGTATCATGGGTCGGTGACATGAGGCTGGAGAGAGAG GAGGAGGCTTTTGGTGGAATAAATTCTCAGGATACTGCTACCG GGAATCCTTTCTTAGTTCCTTGTGCAAATGAATCTTTGGAAGAGGATTTGACTCCCACCTTTCCTTCTGATAGTTTTATTGATTCCTCAACCATGGGGTTTTCTAATTCTGTGCCAAGGGACGCATCCCCGGAACAATTAACACACGAGTTGGAAAGTTCTGCTGAAAGATCTTATCCAGAGCTTGTCACTCAGGAAGAACTTGTGGACTTACAGGCTGGTCATGTGATCTCTGGAGGAGAG AATGAGAGATCTGTTTCCGCTGCTAGCAACAAAAATGGAACTGGTAAATCCTCAAGGCTGCTGAGAAATGAGGTGTCTCATCCTGTTGCTGCTGATGAGATGGCAGAGGAGACTAGAGAGAATCAGCATTTGCTTTCTGAACCAGCCCAAAATTCTTCGGGTAATGTGGATAATAATGATGACTACTGTAGAGGCGAAGAGGCGCCCAATTCGAACAGGACACCCGAAAACTCAAAGAAACCAGTGTCTGGAAATGAAAAAACAGGTCGCAGGCGTAAAAAAGCAGATGGGCCAGACTCCTCAGACAAAGAACTACCCAAAAAGAAGTTCTCTCATTCTACTCGAAGAAATAGGAGAAAAG TGGACAAGATTTTGCTTGAAACCCCGGATCATGAAATTGATCCTCGGAAGCTGACCCTGAAGGACCTAATCCTGCTTGCAGAAGCCAAGGAACGGTTGTTG AGTAAAGATCCAAATGCAGCGAAGAACTCCTTACCGAATCAAAG AAATACCCGAGATACCTCTTTTGGTGAAGAGGACTCGTTTGGCTTGCCAGAGGACTCGTTTGGATTGCGAGATGACTCGTTTGGATTGCGTGATGACTCATCCTTTGGCTACCAGGACGATGAGCAAGCAGCACCTTCTGCTCAACCTaaactcaactaccatactttcATGAAAAGGACATCAAAACAAAGTTGGTCCCAACAAGACACTGAACTGTTCTATGAG GGAATTCGGCAGTTTGGAACAGATTTTGCAATGATACAACAACTATTTCCTGGACGAACACGACATcaagtgaaactgaaatataaGAAGGAAGAAAAACAGCATCCTCAAAGGCTTTCTGATGCTTTGACAAATCGTTCCAAGA ATCATTCCCATTTTGAACTGGTTATTGAAAGGCTAAAAAAAGCTGCAGCCGAAGCTGAGGCTGAGCAAAATTCTAACAGAGATGACGAGTCTGTTGGCCTGACGGGCGAGGAAGAGGAGGTCACTCATGACACAAAT GAAGAAGTGACACAGAATAAAAACCAAGATAAGTTTGAGGAGGAAGAAATGGGTGAAGGTACGATGGAAGCAGAGGAGGTGGCTACTGTGAATCATCAAGGTTATAATCCTGTTAAGTGTCAtcaagaaagtgaagaagaagatgtctATGATATATGGAGTGAATACAAAAGTGACATTTaa